A stretch of DNA from Brevibacillus ruminantium:
CTTTTCCCTGGTCAGGGAGAAAGAGCGGGGGACGATGGAGCAGTTGATTGTCACCCCGATCCGGCCGCTGGAGCTGTTACTCGGGAAAATAACGCCCTACGTCATCATCGGGTTCTTCTCATTTTGTCTGGTCCTGATGCTGGGCACCTCGTGGTTTGGCGTACCGGTAAAAGGGAGTGTCATGCTGCTCGTCACGCTGTCGGTGCTGTTTTTGCTGACGACGCTCACACTTGGCATCTTTATCTCTACCGTGGCCCGCACGCAGCTTCAGGCGATGCAGATGGCCTTCGCTTTTATTCTGCCCAGTGTCCTGTTGTCCGGCTTTATGTTTCCACGCGAAACGATGCCGGTCGTGATACAATGGTTAGGCGGGATTGTCCCGCTTACCTATTTCCTGGAAATTTTGCGGGGCATCTTTTTAAAAGGCGTCGGTCTTGAGGCCTTGTGGAAAGATACGATGGGCATGGTCATCTTTTTCCTGCTGATCATCAGTGTGGCCATCATCCGTTTCCGTAAACGAATCGAGTAACCGCCTCTGCGCCAGAGAAACACGAGTAGGATGGAGGAGCGTTGACGTGGATAAAAGCAAAAGTATAGAAGAAAGTCTGCTGCAATACGTGGAAGAGTTAAAAGATGAGAGTGAAATGACGGAAAAGCAGCGAAATATTATCCGAGCATCGATCAAGCTGTTTGCGACAAAAGGCTTTCACGCCAGCTCCACTGCAGAGATTGCCAAGGAAGCTGGCGTGGCTGAAGGAACAATCTTCCGCCACTACAAATCCAAGAAGGATATATTGCTGGCCGTAGTGGCTCCGGTACTGGTCAAATTTGCGGCGCCGTTTATCCTTCGCGACATTCGAGAAATTTTTCACAAAGAGTCCGAGCTGTCTATAAATGAAATCATCACAAACCTCTTTCGCAATCGGCTGGAGCTGATCGAAGCCAACGAAAAGCACGCCCGCATCCTGTTGCAGGAAGCGTTCTTTCATGAGGAAATTCGGGAGGCTCTTCTGTCCACAGTATTCCGCGAGACCAAAGGGCTTGCCGATCATTTGATCAACAACCGCATCGAGGCGGGCGAGCTGCGGCCGCTTCCGTCTGAGGCTGTGTTCCGGGTCATTTTTTCCTCGCTCATCGGCCTGGTTTTGTTCAAACACGTAGCCGACCCGGATCGCTTTGCCCAGCGCAGCGATGACGAGCAAATTGCGCTTACCGTCGATATTCTGATGAACGGCATTGCCAACCGCTCCTGAGGGCAGTCCTCAGTCTTTTTCGTTGAGGATGTAACGGAGCGTCCGCTTGGAGATGCCCAGCTTTTCGCTGAGCAGTTGCCGGTTTCCATTCGTCTCGCCCAGCCCTTTGCGGATGACATGGCGGCCCACCTCGGTCTCCAGTCTGCGGATTCTCTCCAGCAATATATCGAACTGAATATCGTCGATCGAACCAATCCGGCTCATGATATTCTCCTGAAAGCGGATCGCTTCCTGTTCCACGAATTGCTGGACAGAAAGCGGTCCGCTTTCGTTTTGGGGGAGCGGGGCGGTGTGGCTTCGGATCGCAGCAGGCAGATGCTCAGGCAAAAGAAGAGGCCCTTCGTGGATCGCTGCCGCCTGGTTGATCACATTGAGCAGCTGTCTGACATTCCCTGGCCAAGAATAGGTCTTGAGCAGGGACAGGGCCTCTTCATCAATCCGGTAAGCGCCGCCATACTTTTTCTCCAGATAATCCTGAACAATCACGGGGATATCATCCGGCCGTTCCCGCAAGGACGGGATCGTCAATTTGACGCCTTCCAACCGGTACAACAGATCCGCGCGAAATCGATTTCCGTCCACCTCTCGTTCCAGATTCCGGTTCGTGGCCGAGACGAAACGGATGTTGCTCTTCCATGTCTGCTCTCCGCCGATGCGCATATATTCACCGGTCTCGATGGTACGCAGCAGCTTGACCTGAATGGACAAAGGCGCTTCGCCGATCTCATCCAGAAACAGCGTACCGTTGTTGGCCAGCTCAAAAAAACCCTTGCGCCCCTTCACGGCACCGGTAAATGCCCCTTTTTCATGACCGAACAGTTCGCTCTCCAGCAGTGTTTCCGGAATCGCGCCGCAGTTGATCCCGACAAAGGGAAAAGCCGCCCGGGGGCTGACACCGTGGAGAAAGCGGGCAAGCAGCTCTTTGCCGGTGCCTGTCTCTCCTTCAATCAGCACGTTGATCGCCTTCTTGGCCAGTTTTTCTGCCAGGGTCAACAATGTAACCATCGGACTGCTCCCCGCATAGAGAATCCCAAAGTGGCGGGCAGTGCGGGCAAGCTCGTCATCCGTGGAAGTGTTTTGCTCCAGGACGGAAAAGAGAACCGACTCCAGGCTGTCCAAATCGTCGAAGGGCTTTTCCAAATAGTCGCGAGCCCCTAGCTGCATAGCGGTCACGGCTGATTTGATCGTGCTGTACCCGGTCATTACGATGGCTTCACAGGCTGGCATGCGTTTTTTGACAGCGGTCAACAGCTCCAGACCGTTGGCATCGGGCAATTTGAGATCAATCAATGCCAGTTGATAGTCAGTGCCTTCCTCCAGCAGATGGTGCATCTCCCGGCCGGAATGGGCGACCGTCACCTCGCATTGCTGGCTTTGGAGAAAATACGTGAAAAAAGAGGTGACTTCTACTTCATCATCAATGATCAGCACGCGTTTCTTCATCAACCGTCCAACTCCTCATCAGATCATGTAGGCAAGAGCAGGGTGAAGCGGCTGAACGAGCCGGCCTCACTTTCCACCGTCAGCTTCCCATTGTGGGCTTCGGCGATGCCGAGGCTGACCGACAGTCCCAGGCCTGTTCCTTTGGCCTGATCCTTGGTTGTAAAGAAGGGATGAAAAATCTGGGGAAGATCCTCTTGCTTGATACCCGAGCCGTTGTCATGGACAGAAAGCCCGACATATGAACCGTCTTCTGTCACTTGTTGAAAGGTGTGGATCGTGATGGTTGGCGACGAGACCCCCTGCAGGGCATCGCGCGCATTGAGCAGCAGATTGATGATGATCTGCTCAATTTGGTGGCGGCTGCCGGAAAACAGCAACGGCTTGTCCGAGGGATGCTGGAGGATCGTGACACCCGAGACCGTGAGCTGGTAGCCGATCAAACCCAGGACATCCTCGACCAGATCGTCCATATTCAGGCGCTCGAAGGAGTACTCCTCCTGCCTGGAGAAG
This window harbors:
- a CDS encoding TetR/AcrR family transcriptional regulator; amino-acid sequence: MDKSKSIEESLLQYVEELKDESEMTEKQRNIIRASIKLFATKGFHASSTAEIAKEAGVAEGTIFRHYKSKKDILLAVVAPVLVKFAAPFILRDIREIFHKESELSINEIITNLFRNRLELIEANEKHARILLQEAFFHEEIREALLSTVFRETKGLADHLINNRIEAGELRPLPSEAVFRVIFSSLIGLVLFKHVADPDRFAQRSDDEQIALTVDILMNGIANRS
- a CDS encoding sigma-54-dependent transcriptional regulator, whose protein sequence is MMKKRVLIIDDEVEVTSFFTYFLQSQQCEVTVAHSGREMHHLLEEGTDYQLALIDLKLPDANGLELLTAVKKRMPACEAIVMTGYSTIKSAVTAMQLGARDYLEKPFDDLDSLESVLFSVLEQNTSTDDELARTARHFGILYAGSSPMVTLLTLAEKLAKKAINVLIEGETGTGKELLARFLHGVSPRAAFPFVGINCGAIPETLLESELFGHEKGAFTGAVKGRKGFFELANNGTLFLDEIGEAPLSIQVKLLRTIETGEYMRIGGEQTWKSNIRFVSATNRNLEREVDGNRFRADLLYRLEGVKLTIPSLRERPDDIPVIVQDYLEKKYGGAYRIDEEALSLLKTYSWPGNVRQLLNVINQAAAIHEGPLLLPEHLPAAIRSHTAPLPQNESGPLSVQQFVEQEAIRFQENIMSRIGSIDDIQFDILLERIRRLETEVGRHVIRKGLGETNGNRQLLSEKLGISKRTLRYILNEKD